One segment of Variovorax sp. PAMC28562 DNA contains the following:
- a CDS encoding extracellular solute-binding protein, whose amino-acid sequence MIKKSILQAAAAIALVAAALQPVHAQDKTEITLARFFGACEADFGKSVDVRAARGECGVITTLVNKFNATNKDNIVVKPQIAEWGPYYDQLTSRIVARDVPTIAVMHQSSIGDYVNRKLIEPIDADLKTVGITPAEFTDTAKAGVTMNDKTYGLPFDTWSWLWHINTNLLKKAGLTNADGSVQIPKSPAELLAQARKYKQVTGKAYFAWPTSGSVPTNTWTFFSMMFQQNSSLFTEGAKPHINMHTPDVTAILDLMSTLYNEGLVVPGIDSGAVNQAWFKGDAAVALTGTWRIDDYMAASEKAESPAHNGYLVIPFPQLFAKRATFADGHAWVMLKGGAKDEKSKKAALTFLKFLWDNEFEWSRTGHLPANKKVYDSAEFKGLPMRDKIIEISTIGRGLAHNVPRAAAVQQALSEELITMQLSKKTVQQTEDAAETRVNKLLDSVR is encoded by the coding sequence ATGATCAAAAAGAGCATCCTCCAGGCCGCAGCAGCGATTGCATTGGTCGCCGCGGCACTGCAGCCCGTGCATGCGCAGGACAAGACCGAGATCACGCTGGCGCGCTTTTTCGGCGCCTGCGAGGCCGACTTCGGCAAGTCGGTCGACGTGCGTGCGGCGCGCGGCGAGTGCGGCGTCATCACCACGCTGGTCAACAAGTTCAACGCGACCAACAAGGACAACATCGTCGTCAAGCCGCAGATCGCTGAATGGGGCCCGTACTACGACCAGCTGACTTCGCGCATCGTGGCGCGCGACGTGCCGACGATTGCGGTGATGCACCAGTCGTCGATCGGCGACTACGTCAACCGCAAGCTGATCGAACCCATCGACGCCGACCTCAAGACAGTCGGCATCACGCCAGCCGAGTTCACCGACACCGCCAAGGCAGGCGTCACGATGAACGACAAGACCTACGGCCTGCCGTTCGACACCTGGTCGTGGCTCTGGCACATCAACACCAACCTGCTGAAGAAGGCCGGCTTGACCAACGCTGATGGCTCGGTGCAGATCCCCAAGTCACCGGCGGAGTTGCTGGCACAGGCGCGCAAGTACAAGCAGGTCACCGGCAAGGCTTACTTCGCTTGGCCGACCTCGGGCAGCGTGCCGACCAACACCTGGACCTTCTTCTCGATGATGTTCCAGCAGAACAGCAGCCTGTTCACCGAGGGCGCCAAGCCGCACATCAACATGCACACGCCGGACGTGACCGCCATCCTGGATTTGATGAGCACGCTCTACAACGAAGGCCTGGTCGTGCCGGGCATCGATTCCGGTGCAGTGAACCAGGCGTGGTTCAAGGGTGACGCAGCCGTGGCGCTGACCGGTACCTGGCGCATCGACGATTACATGGCTGCATCCGAAAAGGCCGAATCACCGGCGCACAACGGTTATCTCGTGATTCCGTTTCCTCAACTCTTCGCCAAGCGCGCCACCTTCGCCGACGGCCATGCATGGGTGATGCTCAAGGGCGGTGCCAAGGACGAGAAGAGCAAGAAGGCCGCGCTGACCTTCCTCAAGTTCCTGTGGGACAACGAATTCGAATGGTCGCGCACCGGGCACCTGCCGGCCAACAAGAAGGTCTACGACAGCGCCGAGTTCAAGGGGCTGCCCATGCGCGACAAGATCATCGAGATCTCGACCATCGGCCGCGGTCTGGCACACAACGTACCGCGGGCGGCTGCCGTGCAACAGGCGTTGAGCGAAGAGCTCATCACCATGCAGCTCAGCAAGAAGACGGTGCAGCAGACCGAAGATGCTGCCGAGACCCGCGTCAACAAACTGCTCGACTCGGTGCGCTGA
- a CDS encoding alpha-N-arabinofuranosidase → MISTRLVVDSDFVISELDRRVFGTFVEHMGRCVYTGIYEPGHPTADERGFRGDVMALTRELGPTIVRYPGGNFLSGYNWEDGVGPKEKRPARLDLAWSSTETNQFGTNEFMDWCHAVDVEPMFAVNLGTRGPDEARHFLEYCNHPGGTALSDLRKDHGYEKPHDIKFWCLGNELDGPWQICAKTADEYGRIAQETAKLMRLVDPSVVLAACGSSKHDMPTFGKWEDTVLDHCFDNVDFISLHAYFENPHDSTAEFLGNIDQMDLFIKEIVAVADSVAARKHSHKRIMLSFDEWNVWYKARTLDDKRKPGWPEAPRLIEEVYNHEDALAVGGALIVMMNNADRVKTACIAQLVNVIGPIMTEPGGAAWRQTIFHPFAQASRFARGKVLRPVITSPSYASKTFPEVAYLCACVVHDDASGQTAIFALNRHLTEDQEITIDLRGLGDQQRLVEASELYHADMKAINTAAAPDNVAPQANTRVEIEGHVVTAKFKPGSWNVIVTTSSKSS, encoded by the coding sequence ATGATTTCCACACGCCTCGTCGTCGACAGCGACTTCGTCATCTCCGAACTTGACCGCCGTGTCTTCGGCACGTTCGTCGAGCATATGGGCCGCTGCGTCTACACCGGCATCTACGAGCCGGGGCATCCAACTGCCGACGAGCGTGGCTTCCGCGGCGACGTGATGGCATTGACGCGTGAGCTCGGGCCCACCATCGTGCGATATCCGGGCGGCAACTTCCTGTCAGGCTACAACTGGGAAGACGGTGTCGGCCCCAAGGAGAAGCGGCCTGCGCGGCTCGACCTCGCATGGTCGTCGACCGAGACGAACCAGTTCGGCACCAACGAGTTCATGGACTGGTGCCACGCAGTGGATGTGGAGCCGATGTTCGCGGTCAATCTGGGCACGCGCGGCCCAGATGAAGCGCGCCACTTCCTTGAATACTGCAACCATCCAGGTGGCACCGCGCTGTCCGACCTGCGCAAGGACCACGGCTACGAAAAGCCGCACGACATCAAGTTCTGGTGCCTCGGTAACGAACTCGACGGCCCGTGGCAGATCTGTGCAAAGACAGCCGACGAGTACGGCCGCATCGCCCAGGAAACCGCCAAGCTGATGCGTCTGGTCGATCCTTCGGTTGTACTGGCGGCGTGCGGTTCGTCAAAGCACGACATGCCGACTTTCGGCAAGTGGGAAGACACGGTGCTCGACCATTGCTTCGACAACGTCGACTTCATTTCGCTCCATGCTTACTTCGAGAATCCGCACGACTCGACAGCGGAGTTTCTCGGCAACATCGACCAGATGGATCTCTTCATCAAGGAGATCGTCGCGGTGGCCGACAGCGTGGCGGCACGCAAACACTCGCACAAGCGGATCATGTTGTCGTTCGACGAGTGGAACGTCTGGTACAAAGCGCGCACGCTGGACGATAAGCGCAAACCGGGATGGCCTGAAGCACCGCGGCTGATCGAGGAGGTCTACAACCACGAGGACGCATTGGCTGTGGGCGGCGCCCTGATCGTCATGATGAACAACGCGGATCGAGTCAAGACCGCGTGCATTGCACAGCTGGTCAACGTGATCGGCCCGATCATGACCGAGCCCGGCGGTGCTGCCTGGCGCCAGACCATCTTCCATCCGTTCGCGCAGGCATCGCGCTTTGCGCGCGGCAAGGTGCTGCGGCCGGTGATCACGTCGCCGAGCTATGCCTCGAAGACTTTTCCGGAAGTGGCCTATCTGTGTGCCTGTGTCGTGCATGACGACGCCTCCGGCCAGACAGCCATCTTCGCGCTGAATCGCCACCTGACTGAAGACCAGGAGATCACGATCGACCTGCGTGGCCTTGGCGATCAGCAAAGGCTGGTCGAAGCGTCGGAGCTCTATCACGCCGACATGAAAGCCATCAACACGGCCGCCGCACCAGACAACGTTGCGCCCCAGGCCAATACGCGCGTGGAGATCGAAGGCCATGTGGTGACGGCCAAATTCAAACCCGGCTCATGGAACGTGATCGTGACCACGAGCAGCAAGTCGTCCTGA
- a CDS encoding FadR/GntR family transcriptional regulator, whose translation MKGSHSAPGYHQPPDRKSMHSQIVRDLGMRIVSGEYRVGDRLPMEASLCATYDVSRPVLREATRVLVAKGLVLSKQRAGAIVRPRNEWHLLDPDVLYWLIQAKPQPEFVQTLLTVRRIFEPAVAALAAKVASDESLKSVAEAYAGMEAAKTTEELLEPDLAFHRRIAEATGNDLLAYIGNMLSLALRESIKLSSKLPNTHALSLPRHKAILTALLSRDSLAARQATLLQLEETRGDLSVILDSGIDLA comes from the coding sequence ATGAAAGGTTCTCACAGCGCCCCGGGCTATCACCAGCCGCCGGACCGCAAAAGCATGCACTCGCAGATCGTCCGCGATCTGGGCATGCGCATCGTCTCCGGCGAGTACCGGGTCGGCGACCGTTTGCCGATGGAAGCGTCGCTCTGCGCCACCTACGACGTCAGCCGGCCGGTGTTGCGGGAAGCGACGCGGGTGCTGGTCGCCAAAGGGCTCGTGCTTTCCAAACAGCGTGCGGGTGCCATCGTGCGGCCACGCAACGAGTGGCATCTGCTCGATCCCGACGTTCTGTATTGGCTCATTCAGGCCAAACCACAGCCCGAGTTCGTGCAAACGCTGCTAACGGTGCGACGGATCTTCGAGCCGGCGGTGGCGGCACTCGCGGCCAAGGTGGCCAGCGACGAAAGCTTGAAAAGCGTGGCCGAGGCCTACGCCGGAATGGAAGCCGCGAAGACGACAGAAGAACTGCTCGAGCCCGACCTGGCGTTCCACCGCCGCATTGCCGAGGCGACCGGCAACGATCTGCTGGCGTATATCGGCAACATGCTGTCGCTGGCGTTGCGCGAATCGATCAAGCTCAGCAGCAAGCTGCCCAACACGCATGCGCTGTCTTTGCCACGGCACAAGGCGATCCTCACCGCCTTGCTCAGCCGGGACTCTCTGGCTGCGCGCCAGGCAACGTTGCTGCAGCTCGAAGAAACGAGGGGAGATCTGTCGGTCATTCTCGATTCGGGGATCGATCTGGCATAA